The genomic DNA CGGTCTGGAACTTGTTGGCAACCAGCATGATCTTGTACGTCTCGCCCTTGAATGCTGCGGCCAGATCCGAGCCGGCCCCGGGATTCAGGTTGGCTTCGGTGAACTCGTCGTCCTTGCTTGGCTGCGGTCCCCAGTCCGAAGCCCACTGTTCGTCCTCGTCCATCGTCACCGAGCCGGAGAAGGCGACCAGGGTGCGGTAGTTGTACGAGGCGTCCACAGCGGCCCGTTTGGCGATGTAGGCGTCGATCGCCTTCTTGTACTTCACCGCGGCCTTGCGCGAGTCGGTCACGACCATCGCCTTCGCCTTGCCTTCGAGCAGGTGGGCGACATTGGTATGGAAGTGCTCGACGATAATCTGCACCTTCTGGCTGATGTTGGTGGGGTGCAGCTTCACCCACCGCATCAGTCCCTTACGTGCTGCGGATTCTTCCACGTCGCCACCGTCGCCGCTCTCGGCCTTGCCGGCGATCTTCAGCGCGGTGTCATAGGTCTGATAACCCTTGAGCACATCGAGGATGTAGCCCTCCTCGATCGCTTGGCGCATCGAGTAGAGGTGGAACTCGACTCGCTTCCCGTCAGGACCTTTACGGCCGAACAGCTCAAGGGTCTTGTTCTTCGGTGTGGCCGTGAACGCAAAGAAGGAAACGTTCTCTGACTCGGCCCGCTCGGTCATCTCCGAGGCGAGAATCGTCTCGACATCGATCTCACCGCCCTCTTCAATCTCCTTGACCTCCTCCGCAGTCAGGACGGCTTTGAGCTTGGAGGACATCTGGCCGGACTGGGAAGAGTGCGCTTCGTCTGCGATGACAGCGAATCGTCGTCCCTTGAGCGACGATTCCTCCCGGATCTCGTGGAGGGCGTGGGGGAAGGTCTGCACCGTCACCGCGATGATCAGCTCCCCGTTCTTGAGCGCGGTCGCCAGCAGCCCGGATTTCGATTTCGCCCCGGCCTTACGGACGTCCTCCGGGCTGATCGTGGCCACGATCTTCCCTGACCCGTCGATCTGCCGGATCGCCTCCTGGAGCTGCCCGTCGAGCACGGTGCGGTCGACGACCACGATCACCGAGTCGAACACTTTCTCGTCGTCGATATGCAGACGAGCGAGGCGGTGAGCTGTCCAGGCGATGGTGTTGGTTTTCCCCGATCCGGCGGAGTGTTCGATCAGGTAACGCTGTCCCACGCCTTCTTCGCGCACCGCAGCGACGATGTTTGTCACGGCCTCCCATTGGTGGAAGCGGGGGAAGAGCATGCTCGTTCGCCGTACCGACGTCCCGGTCGCGACGTCCCACTCCTGCTTGGTTTCGACGATCATCAGCCGGCCGATGATGGTGAGCCAGGCGTGTTTTTCCCAGACCCGTTCCCACAGGTACGCGGTCGCCGATCGTCCGCCCTCTGCGGGAGGGTTTCCCGCGCCACCCTTGTATCCCATGTTGAACGGCAAGAAGTGTGTCTTTTCGCCTTCGAGGCGAGTGGTCATCGCGGCCAGGTCGTTGGATACAGCAAAGTGCACCAGCGCTCGGTGTCCGAACGACAGCAGCGGCTCGGGCCGGCCGTTGGTCAGCGGATGACGGTCCTTGCGGTACTGGTTGATCGCCTCGTCAAGGGACTGGGTGAAGTCGGTCTTGAGCTCAACGGTGGCGACCGGGATGCCATTGACGAAGAAGACCAGGTCGATACAGCGCTGATCGGCGGTGGAAAAATGTACCTGCCGCATCACCCGTACCCGCATGGCCGCGTATTGAGCGTTGGTGGTCGCGTTCAGGCTGGTCTCGGGGCGGAACTGTGCCATCTTCAACCGGCCACCGCCGATGTACTGCACCCCGTTGCGGAGGATGTTCAACGTCCCACCACCATGTTCGAGTGGCTTGTCCAGCGCCGCGGTCAGCACGTCGAGGAACTTCGCCTTCGAACCCGCAGCCTTCAACGCCTTCTCATAGGCCGCCTGCTGGGTCTCCTGCAGCCAGGCGAATAGATCCTCTGGGAAGAGCGCCCGTTCCCGGTCGTAGCCGGTGTCGTTTGCTGAATAGAGCCATCCATGGTCAGCCAGGTACGCGCAGATCTCGGACTCGAAGACGACCTCGTTGTGATCGGCCATCACGCCGTCGCTCGCACGTCAATCTGTCCCGTCACGGCGGCGGTAATCAGCGCCGCCCGGCGCTCACTAGCGAGCTCGATCAATCGCTCCGTCTCGGCCACAAGCTGATCAATCCTTGCTGTCTCTCTCTTCAAGTACGCCATTAGCCGGCGCTGTTCCTCCACAGAAGGTAGGTGCATCGGGAGATTCACGATGTCGGACTGGCTGATGTTGACCATGGATTGGCTCGCACCGGTGGCCATCAATTCGATCAGATCGCGCCATCTACGACTTCCAAGCACTGCCGCTACGAACTGCGAATCGGCTCGGCGCTTATCGATTGTGAAGGCGTAGAGCTTGTCACACAGCATGAGGCGCGGGAACTCTCCATCAACCACCGCTGCACTGCCAACAAGTTCTCGGGTATTGGCGCGCGACACAAGGAGATCACCTTGAGCCACAACGATCTCCGGGCGTGGTATTTCGTCCTCCGGCAGCTCCTTGTTCTCCATCGGACGAAAGCGACCACCGTTCGCCGCTCCAGCCTTGAGGACGGCCCAAGTCTCAACACCATCGGCCGGCCAAGAGCAACATTGCGGACTCCACCCCTGTCTGATTGACCTGATCAGGTGCTTTAGTCGCATCCCCGAGGTATCGACAGTCGCAACAGCCTCCTCAACTACCGCCCGTCGACGTTCGTGGAGCATCTCGATCAGACGCTGCTGCTCTTTGATGAGCGTGTCGATCCGGGCGATCTCACCGTCTAAGTAGTCGGTGATCGCGCGCTGTTCGTTCAGCGAAGGAATGGCGAATGGCATGTCTGCGATCATCGACCTGCGGACTGAGTCCACCGTCGACTTGGCGCTCCCATCCAAGGCCATCAGATGAAACAGGTTGCTGAAGGCGTAGTAGAAGAACTCCGGGGTCACTCGTCGAAAGTTGTCGAGTACATACACGCGCTGGTGCGCCATGAATCGACCAGCGACGAGGTGGAACACCTTGGCGACTCCTGCCCCATCGCCCGCAGTGAGCACCGCAATGGTGTCGAACTCCCACTTGTCTGACAGAAGCGGAGCGTCAGACCGGACGTAGAAAGGAAACGCACCTTCAGGATCCGCATCAACAGTGTCGCCACTCCCTGTTCGGATGCGGACAAGGTGACGCGCTCTGACAACTTCCCAATGCTCCGGAACGCGGGCGAACGTTTGGCGCCTCTCATCCCTGTAGGACGGATACGGCCCAAGGACGCTCACTGCTCGACCTCCCTGAGAAGGTCGAGGATCTTGGCGACTTGCTTCTCCAGGTCGGCATCGATCTGAGCAAGGGGGCGGGGTGGAACGTACTTGTAAAAGTGGCGGGTGAAGGGGATCTCGTAGCCGGTTTTGACCTTGCCCCACTCGATCCAGGCATCGGGGACGTGCGGCTTCACCTCGGCGTCGAAGTATGCCTGGATCACCTCGGTTTTGGCTGTGGCGCCAGCGGTCGAGCCACCGTAGGTGAACGGGACATTCTCGGTGTCGCGCTTCTTCGCATCCGGTTTGGGCTTGCCCTTCCGATCGACGATCGGCTTCTCGTCCTCGTCGACGAGGGGACGCTCGACGGTGACGGTCCAGTAACCGAACTCGTCGGTGCGCAGCACCTTGGAGTAGTGCGGGTCGGCGTCGGTGAAGTCGGCGTACAACTTCACAATCTGGTCGCGGTCGGCGTTGCTGATCTCGCGATTCTTTGACCCGAGGCTCTTGCGCATCTTGGTCCAGAACGAAGTGCCGTCGATGAGCTGGACCAGGTCCTTGCGGTCGGGGTGTTTGGTGTTGTCGAGGATCCAGATATACGTGGCGATCCCGGTGTTGAAGAACATGTTGGTCGGCAGGGCGACGATTGCTTCGACCAGGTCGTTCTCCAGCAGCCATTTGCGGATGTTTGAGGGGCCGGACTCCGCCGCGCCGGTGAAGAGCGGCGAGCCGTTCATGACGATGCCGACACGGCCGCCGCCGTCCTCGGGTGCTCGCATCTTGTGAGCCAGGTGGAGCAGGAAGAGCATCTGCCCGTCCGAGGTCGCCGGCAGACCGGGGGCGAACCGGCCGTAAGGACCCGCTTCGTCGCGCTCTTTCGTGACCGTCTTGGCGTATTGCTTCCAGTCCACACCGTACGGCGGGTTGGACATGCAGAAGTCGAAGTGACGATCCGTGAACGCGTCGTCGGTAAGCGTATTGCCGAAGGCGATGTTGGTCGCGTCGTG from Rhodococcus pyridinivorans includes the following:
- a CDS encoding type I restriction endonuclease subunit R, with protein sequence MADHNEVVFESEICAYLADHGWLYSANDTGYDRERALFPEDLFAWLQETQQAAYEKALKAAGSKAKFLDVLTAALDKPLEHGGGTLNILRNGVQYIGGGRLKMAQFRPETSLNATTNAQYAAMRVRVMRQVHFSTADQRCIDLVFFVNGIPVATVELKTDFTQSLDEAINQYRKDRHPLTNGRPEPLLSFGHRALVHFAVSNDLAAMTTRLEGEKTHFLPFNMGYKGGAGNPPAEGGRSATAYLWERVWEKHAWLTIIGRLMIVETKQEWDVATGTSVRRTSMLFPRFHQWEAVTNIVAAVREEGVGQRYLIEHSAGSGKTNTIAWTAHRLARLHIDDEKVFDSVIVVVDRTVLDGQLQEAIRQIDGSGKIVATISPEDVRKAGAKSKSGLLATALKNGELIIAVTVQTFPHALHEIREESSLKGRRFAVIADEAHSSQSGQMSSKLKAVLTAEEVKEIEEGGEIDVETILASEMTERAESENVSFFAFTATPKNKTLELFGRKGPDGKRVEFHLYSMRQAIEEGYILDVLKGYQTYDTALKIAGKAESGDGGDVEESAARKGLMRWVKLHPTNISQKVQIIVEHFHTNVAHLLEGKAKAMVVTDSRKAAVKYKKAIDAYIAKRAAVDASYNYRTLVAFSGSVTMDEDEQWASDWGPQPSKDDEFTEANLNPGAGSDLAAAFKGETYKIMLVANKFQTGFDQPLLSAMYVDKKLSGVTAVQTLSRLNRTHRTASGEQKRKTFVIDFVNKPEDIRASFEPYFTNATLETETDPYVVVHLATKLDQAGIYAPEQVREVAELWVTRKGNNALSSAMSSPKHEFARRYAAALEADDKVTLNTLDLFRKDVATYVRLYDFMSQIVDYGDPYMEMLSIFLRLLDKVIAESSWAAEVDLSDVVLVGVKHTKADVIDISLTGDGQLKGISAAGTGTRKEPKYVALQVVIDKMNDLFGAEVFTQSQIREFVHGLVQRLLDYPDLVNQTKVNSKKQFMESQDFQAAVTEAVVDNQEAHNTMADYFFSDGPAINAVIMALADAFYEAAIDQ
- a CDS encoding restriction endonuclease subunit S, which encodes MSVLGPYPSYRDERRQTFARVPEHWEVVRARHLVRIRTGSGDTVDADPEGAFPFYVRSDAPLLSDKWEFDTIAVLTAGDGAGVAKVFHLVAGRFMAHQRVYVLDNFRRVTPEFFYYAFSNLFHLMALDGSAKSTVDSVRRSMIADMPFAIPSLNEQRAITDYLDGEIARIDTLIKEQQRLIEMLHERRRAVVEEAVATVDTSGMRLKHLIRSIRQGWSPQCCSWPADGVETWAVLKAGAANGGRFRPMENKELPEDEIPRPEIVVAQGDLLVSRANTRELVGSAAVVDGEFPRLMLCDKLYAFTIDKRRADSQFVAAVLGSRRWRDLIELMATGASQSMVNISQSDIVNLPMHLPSVEEQRRLMAYLKRETARIDQLVAETERLIELASERRAALITAAVTGQIDVRATA
- a CDS encoding type I restriction-modification system subunit M; the encoded protein is MSTLGSFIWSIADQLRGPYRPNQYGNVILPLTILRRLDCILEPDRDTVRELAAKYDNPNRLKVEVKKATGRPFYNTSNYSFANLLQDADGLADNLADYIDRFSPDVDVFEYFDFKKEILALEKAELLREIITSFKAIDLHPDVVSNADMGDAFEYIIRRFNEAANETSGDHYTPRDAIRLLVDLLFAEKDVDLTEAGIVRTLYDPTAGTGGMLALAEEHLLAQNPDAKLSLYGQEYNPQSYAICKSDLLAKGHDATNIAFGNTLTDDAFTDRHFDFCMSNPPYGVDWKQYAKTVTKERDEAGPYGRFAPGLPATSDGQMLFLLHLAHKMRAPEDGGGRVGIVMNGSPLFTGAAESGPSNIRKWLLENDLVEAIVALPTNMFFNTGIATYIWILDNTKHPDRKDLVQLIDGTSFWTKMRKSLGSKNREISNADRDQIVKLYADFTDADPHYSKVLRTDEFGYWTVTVERPLVDEDEKPIVDRKGKPKPDAKKRDTENVPFTYGGSTAGATAKTEVIQAYFDAEVKPHVPDAWIEWGKVKTGYEIPFTRHFYKYVPPRPLAQIDADLEKQVAKILDLLREVEQ